The proteins below come from a single bacterium genomic window:
- a CDS encoding YicC/YloC family endoribonuclease — translation MTRSMTGFGTGEATTTAGRYAVEVRSVNHRFCEILVRLPRDLAPLEDRVKALVQGRVLRGRVDIAIIREDQGKRTRTVKADLDLATAYASALHDLKQALSISGPLELSTLVSLPDLIRIEEQKEDLEALWPAFAVGVGTAVDRLVAMRETEGDRLAADLRGRIERLGEHIAAIEERAPAVVQEYHTRLTRRLQDLTSGISVDPGRLATEIAMFADRTDITEEITRFRSHLTQFQGTLGADGAVGRTLEFIVQELGREANTIGSKANDLAITRLVIAVKGELENLREQIQNVE, via the coding sequence ATGACCCGGAGCATGACCGGCTTCGGCACCGGGGAGGCGACCACCACTGCCGGTCGCTACGCGGTCGAGGTCCGTTCGGTCAATCACCGGTTCTGCGAGATCCTCGTGAGGTTGCCCCGGGACCTCGCGCCTTTGGAAGATCGCGTCAAGGCGCTCGTGCAGGGACGCGTGTTGCGAGGGCGGGTGGATATTGCTATAATTCGAGAGGACCAAGGAAAGCGCACGCGAACGGTTAAGGCGGACCTGGACCTGGCTACAGCGTACGCCAGCGCCCTACACGACCTGAAACAGGCTCTCTCGATCTCCGGACCGCTCGAACTCTCCACGCTCGTCTCTCTCCCGGACCTCATCCGGATCGAGGAGCAGAAAGAGGACCTCGAGGCGCTGTGGCCGGCCTTCGCGGTCGGGGTCGGCACCGCGGTGGACCGGCTCGTGGCAATGCGTGAGACGGAAGGAGACAGGCTCGCCGCCGACCTGCGCGGCCGGATTGAACGGCTGGGGGAGCACATCGCGGCGATCGAAGAGAGGGCGCCGGCCGTCGTGCAAGAGTATCACACCCGGCTGACCCGGCGGTTGCAGGATCTCACGAGCGGGATCTCGGTGGACCCGGGCCGGCTCGCGACCGAGATCGCGATGTTTGCCGACCGCACGGACATCACGGAGGAGATTACGCGCTTCCGAAGCCACCTGACACAGTTTCAGGGAACGCTCGGCGCCGACGGCGCGGTGGGGCGGACGCTCGAGTTCATCGTCCAGGAGCTCGGCCGCGAGGCCAATACCATCGGGAGCAAGGCCAACGACCTCGCCATCACGCGCCTGGTGATCGCAGTGAAAGGCGAGCTGGAAAACCTCCGGGAGCAGATTCAGAACGTGGAGTAG
- a CDS encoding DUF370 domain-containing protein, producing MDTRLINIGFGNIVAANRIIAIVSPDSAPIKRIIQEARDKGILIDATYGRRTRAVVITDSGHVVLSAVQPETVAHRFTSKETVEQEDEEAADTSAADAE from the coding sequence ATGGACACACGGCTGATCAACATCGGCTTCGGCAACATCGTCGCGGCCAACCGCATCATCGCGATCGTCAGCCCGGACTCGGCCCCCATCAAGCGAATCATCCAAGAAGCGCGGGACAAGGGTATCTTGATCGACGCCACCTACGGCCGGCGGACACGTGCGGTCGTCATCACCGACAGCGGACATGTGGTGCTCTCGGCGGTGCAACCCGAGACGGTCGCGCACCGGTTCACGAGCAAGGAGACGGTGGAACAAGAGGACGAGGAGGCCGCCGACACCTCGGCGGCCGACGCGGAATGA